CCCCTTCGACTCCTTCCCCGAGCAGCcggctgcctcctcctcctcctgggcggCCGCCACCGGGGCGGCGTCCATGGCCTTGGCTGCCGCCGGCGACCCTtgctcctccgcctcctcccACCGCTGCGACTGCTGCTACGGCGACGCCTGCTTCTTCCTCGACGACACCTTCATctgcacggcggcgctcggcgacTCACAGGGCGCGGGCGGGGCGACTCAAAGGGCGGGGGCGGATGCTGCGGAAGAGTTTGATAGAGAGAGGATACGGATGAGAGGGGGTATTATGGACGTTTTGACTGACCTGACCCATTTGTTATGACTCTCAGACAGAAAAAAATGAACGAAATGCAGATGGAATGGCTTGGAGGGCAAAGATATTCACAACGGTGCCATATATATGCGATCAACTTTTTTAATGACATATATGTAATTATAAATTTTTTTAATGGCATGTAAAAGCCTTTTTTTTTTCTACTCTATTCGATTCCATCGGAAGGGAAGGGCGGATGGATAACGACGCCGTAGGTTCCAGAAGCCTGCTGCGTGGCTATCATCTGATGGAGCCGTGCACACGGCCCGAAGGGATGGACGGCTGGGATCGCACAACTTTAGGTCTACAGTGAGCTGGGACGAGGAATCGGCGGGATACTGTTGATATACAGTGCAGCGTACCCAACTCGCTGGGATCCCAATTGTTCCCCATGCGATTTGCTTGTCCGCCATGGGAAGCTAGCTCAAGCCTCTTCCTCAGAATTGATAAATAGCCCGACACTCTCGATCACTTGTCGCTAGACTACGCTGCGCCCATACCGGTGTGGTCGCCTAGCTCGTGATCCTGTTCTCCTAGCCACAAGTTGCGGTTCGGTTGGTGCTCCTCAATCTTGGATCTTCCGCTTCGCCTCCTTCCTGATCCGCGAATATTGTCGCTTATGGGCCGGGCGTCGTGACGGCTTTCCTTCCTATCTTCTTGCAGGAGATCTCTGGCACGTCTGGCGCAGCCATCGGGATCCACACTTTGTCCTTGACTCAGTTGCGTGCTGTGGTTCCATGACATGTGCACGGGCCATGCTCGACGAAATGGGTTTGAGAAGTTCTGTTACATGGTAGTCGCCGTCCTTGGGCTTGTCATGGTCGATTGAGAAGACTTGTATTGGTTCCTGAGCATGGCTGGGTCGGAGAAGACCGTTGTTTGGTTCAGGAGAGACCTCAGGATTGACGACAACCCGGCCTTGGCAGCTGCGGCGAAAGAGGGCTCTGTCCTCCCTCTCTTCATATGGTGTCCTGCTGACTACGGGCAGTATTACCCTGGAAGGTGCTCCCGGTGGTGGCTCAAGCAGTCCCTTGCCCACCTTGGGAAGTCACTAGAGTTGCTCGGGTGCCCACTCGTGCTGATCCGTGCGGAGGACAGCACTCTTGCAGCTCTTTTGGAGTGCGTCCATTCCATCAGTGCCACTAGAGTGGTTTATAATCGTCTCTACGGTAACTTTACTAGCCTGTCTTATACAATTTTTCAGCACAATTACTTCTTTATTAGTTTTTTCTCTTTGAAAGATTTTATTTTTGAAAGATTTTGCATGATTCACTTGGTCCTTTGAATACATATTCAAAGCTTTAGTTACAGTATGTATtacccgttcggctggcagaattttggctgaaactggctgaaaaacactgttctggctgaattgttgtgagaaaaaaaatattgttccggctgaaaaaagaagccgaacaagccggatatggggtaagccgaatggGCCCTTAAAATGTTTCTTGCATACATTGGACTGTGTGTTTTTTTTCTAGAGCACACAGGAGAGCTTTGCATCTGTGTATAAAAGAGAGGGAAAAAGGGGAAAGAGCTCCATAAACCTCCTTACCCCACCTTGGAGGTATGAGGAGGTTACAAGATAACACCCGAAATGATCACCTGTTATACAAACGTATATATCGACCCAACCAGAACAACAAAACCCACATTAAGCCCTCTACAtgacaaagaaaaagaaaaaagaaaactgCTTCAGCTTTCAAGATCCAGCATTACACCACAGCCTCATCTCCACTTTGAAGAAGTGCTGGGAAAGAGACATCTATTCGTGTGATTCCACTTGGTCCAAGCCACTTTGAAACCCTCTTCTTTGGGCCTTTCCAATTTTTGACTTGCTTTTGTCCACCACTCTGCAAAGCTTTTTTTCATCACGTCTAAGGCACCATTAGCTCCAGATCAAGAGGGGCCAGCAAATATGTTAATCTCGAGGTGATACAAGTGAAACAGTTAGCAGAGTTCTAGCTCCAAAGCTTTGGTATTTACACTGCAGCTCACATTAGTTGTGGTTTACCATCTTCTACTAAACATGAAATTCCTAGGTAGAAAATTTTCCTTGTTTAACCACTTTCTTATCATAGACTTTAGTTGAAATACATTAGTCAGTGCTATATTTCACTTATATGTGCATAATATGTAGAAGATCGAAATTCATAGTCAAAGCAAGCAAGTGATAGAAAAAAAATGTAAACAGTAATCTGCCATAAGTCTTTCCTAATTTTAACATGATAGAAGTCAGTGAgcatttttttcttaaaaatctAAATATACAACATTGGATTGAGCATTTAGGCCAATGAGCAATGACTAAGCTGCATGTAATCAAGTTCAGGAGGTCACATGATGAAAGTCTTATTGAAACAAATAAGTACACTATCAGGGCCCTATGGTCCCCAGTTCTATATTGGAATTCTGACTTTTCCTAGAGCTGTTGAAGTTTGTTATTCTTAAACCCAATTCCATCCCTTGTGCGATTGCATGTCTTCTCCATTGGACTTGAACCAATATTTGATTGCTATTAAGAAACAAGTTTATTAATAATCATTGGTCTGCAAAGTCGGCACAGAGTTTTTGTGCTGCATTATCCATTGCTCTACCCATTCGCCACTTACAATTTATTCTGCTTCGGTTCTCTTGCAATGCCTTTTTATTATTTCCTACACTGTAGACCCTATTTCACTTGTGCTTGACGACAAAATCAAGAATGAGCTTTCAGCCCATAGAATTTCTGTCCAAAGTTTCAATGGTGATCTACTTTACGAGCCATGGGATGTTTATGATGAGAATGGGCAGGCATTTACAACCTTTAACAAGTACTGGGAGAAATGCATGAATCTACCTATTGAGATATCACAATATCTTTCACCTACAAGGCTGGTGGCAGCGCCAGGTAACTTTTTGCCATAGCATCATTTTCTCTTTTCTTGAACATCTGTACAATTTCTATTTCTCTGCACTACATAGAAATTTTCTTTTTAGTCTTGGTTCCTCATATAATGTCTAGAACGGCTTGAGTTAGTTGTTTGCTCCAAAGTACTATTCATTCGAGTATTCCACATTTGAATTTTAGTGATTGCTCCTTTAAcacaacagataagtgtcgcggaaatgcgtatgttgcgttggttttgcggtcatacaagaagggatcgagttcggaacgatgatatacgtgatagattaggggtagcaccaattgaggAAAAGTTTGtctaacaccggttgagatggtttggacatgtccaacggagacttccagaggcaccggtgcgtagtggaatcctaagccaggatagtaacgtgaagagaagcagaggaagaccgaagttgacttgggtagaggcaataaaaggagacttgaaaggatgaaatatatccaaagacttagccttagatatgagtgcttggaagacagctacccacgtgcctgaaccttgattgcttatgctgggtttcaactctagcctaccccaacttgtttgggacttaaaggctttgttgttgttagggcgtgtttagatccaaaaatttttgggttttggctactgtagcactttcgtttgtatttggcaattagtgtctaattatggactaattaggttcgaaagtttcgtctcgcgatttctcacccaactgtacaattagtttttttttcgtctacatttaatactccatgcatgtgccgcaagatttgatgtgacggatactgcgcaaaattttttggaatctaaacatgcCTTTATTGCTCCTCTAACAATTTGGATTTAATGTCTCTCCAGTCAACAAATCAGCATACTTCTGCTTTAATTTTAATAATTTGTTGTAAAACTCAGGTCTAGCGAATGTTCGCTATTGTTCGATTGATGATCTAGGTCTTGAATCTAGTAAGGATGTGGAATCAAGCAATGCTTTGCTAAGCAGGGCCTGGTCTCCTGGCTGGCGCAATGCAGAGAATATGCTTGACGAATTTGTGTCTTGTGGTCTCCTAGAATATTCAAAACATGGTATGAAGGTTGGGGGAACTACAACGTCATTATTGTCACCATATCTCCATTTCGGGGAGTTGAGTGTAAGGAAGGTTTATCAACTTGTTACAATGCATCATGTCAAGTGGCAAAATGAAGGAAAATATGAAGCTGAGGAGAGTGTTCGATTGTTCCTAAGATCAATCGGTTTTCGGGAATATTCGCGGTACTTGTGCTTTAACTTCCCGTTCACGCACGAAAGATCATTTCTGGGTAACTTGAAGCATTATCCCTGGCTATTGGATGAGGGCCGTTTCAAATCTTGGAGACAGGGAATGACGGGATACCCGTTAGTAGATGCTGGCATGAGGGAACTCTGGGCTACTGGTTGGACACATAATCGGATAAGAGTGATTGTTTCAAGTTTCGCTGTAAAATTTCTACAGATACCCTGGATTTGGGGAATGAAGTACTTTTGGGATGTGCTTCTGGATGCAGACCTAGAAAGTGATATTCTTGGTTGGCAGTACATATCTGGGAGTTTGCCTGATGGACATGAGCTCAGCCGTCTTGATAATCCAGAGGTATGGAATTACAAGAACAATGCATTTTAGCTCCAAATCTTACTTGAACTATTAGTTGATGTATGCCTCTGTCAACTCACAGACTCACTGCTGTTACTTGATTACACAAGAACACATAAGGACTCAAGTGTTTTGGCGCTGCAAAGATGCAGCTTTTGTTGTTGCCTGTTATTTATAACTGAAATGTTTACAAGAAAGAGTCATGCTCAAGTAACTAACAGCTGGCCATAGTGGCTCCTAGAAACTATAGTTCACGACTGAGGCAACTGACCCACTAACCAACTACTGCCTGGAAACCAGGACAACACTAACTCTGAACAAAGACTCAGACTCTGAACAAAAGACTTGACACTAAGCTACTGGTTATGCAGTGATTACTTCTAACAGTTCAACCTGATTGATTACATAAAGTTAACTTGTACACAAGTTTAAATGTCCAGTTCATGAATAATTCATGGATTTACCTTGTGTGATCATTGCTGGCACTACacttttctgaaaaaaaaaatgctGACACTATAGGTTCTTACTAAATACTGTTCATTTGTTAATGAAACGATGCTCAGTAGAAACAGCATAACTATTTTCTTCAGAGCTTGATGAATTATTGAATTCTAAAAGAAGTGTAATTGGTAGTTAATGCTAAACCAAGGCAATTGCAGGTTAGCCTGGTTCTGTTGTATTTATTAGTGGAGCTGCCTAGGCCTGAAAAGGGCAAACAATTGGCACTGTCCACTTTATATTTTTAGTGAAAAGTataattttccattcttgccTTAAATGAAATATATTGCTTCTTGTAGGTTATTAAACATGCAACAGGATGGGTTGTCCCTCGGACATGTATGTGATTGATGGCTgcaaattttttttcattttgtcCTCCATAGATATTTTATAGTCACCTACTCCCTCTGGTCTAAAATACTTGATACATTTGGTTTTGCATTGTCTTTATTTAATGCTTATCTTTGACCACTGATTTCTTATAGAATATATTGTAAGATCCTTGAAATTTAAGATGGTTGCAAATTATTATGAAATACAATTCTAGACATATAACTTACATGTTTCTATACTAAATAATATAATTATTATTGAGGTTGTAATTTTTATGGTTTGACCAAATGTTTTCCTAAATGACATGTTTTTGTCATTGGAGTGAGTAccagtttttatttatttttggtaaATGCTTTGTTCTGGAGGGGGTTAACTTATTTATACAAAAGAGGTCCTGACTGGCCTTTTGTTTTATGCGAAAGTAGGTTCAGGGTCAAAAGTACGATCCAGATGGTGAATATGTAAGAACTTGGATTCCTGAACTTGCTAGAATGCCAACAGAATGGATCCATTGTCCATGGGGTGCTCCTAACTCTATATTACATGTTGCTGGAGTTGAGTTGGGCTTTAACTACCCTAAGCCCATAGTAGAACTTCATATGGCGCGGGAATGCTTAGATGATGCCATCTCCACAATGTGGCAATTGGACACAGCTGCAAAACTTGCTGAACTAGATGACGAAGTTGTGGACGACAATCTGAATAATATCAGGAATTTTGATATCCCAAAGGTTGTTTTGAAGAAGAAATTATCTCCAAGCACTTCATCGATGGACCAAAGGGTACTGTCTACTAATGGCAAGAACGAAAAGTTACGGCCTACTGAAGTGAAGGCCCCATACAAACAGATTATTCAAGATGATATGATCAATGCCTCAAACATGGATGACACAGGCTCTACTGCTAACTTGCAAGTGACAAGGAAAAGATCTAGCAGTGATAGTGCATTCAATGTtccctcttcttcatcctcattAGTCATGGAATCACGGATTCATGATAATGACAATTGTTCTGTTCGGTATTCAGGCTACCTCCAGCAGACAGCAGACAGGGATGGCACTGATAAGGTAAGTTGGATTATCTTTGCATAGAAACAACAATTTCATAGGAAAGTTCATATGAATTGCCATATTGTCCAGCTTTCCAAAAGGTAAGTAAGCACCTGATGTGGGTTTAAAAAACAAAGAGCAAACATCCAGTAAGAACATCATTGCACGCCATAGAAGTTGACCTCTTAATGGACTAGTTTTAACTGATGTAGAATACGCTACATGAAGAACAAAATATGTAGTTGAACTTTAGGCCAAAGAACACAATCAAGTAATTTGTTTGATTGTTCTTTAAATGTGGATAGCAGATTGACTTGACAGCTTCAGTAAATAAATAACTTTCAAAAAAGGTGCCACTGCTTGGCATGTGTTGTTAAAGTCATGCATATGAGCACATCACTCGACCTATGATGCCAAATCCACATGGGGTTCAATGGTTTGTGATACTTTGCTATGTCTTGCTTTATTTCACGACAGAGCTATAAACCTGTACAACCCTTTGAAAGAGTCAAAATTAATAGCATTTGGTCAAGGAAAAACCTTGAAGATGTTGAGAACTCTAAATGTAGAGTAAATTTGACAAAACTACAATAATTTGTATGCTCTTCTATAATACAAAAATGGCCAGGTGTCCTTCATGATTGATAAAACAATTTGCTCCCCACTATAAAAAAAACTACAGCTCTTGGGACCAATTCTAGTTTGGTGTTACTAGGGCATAGTTGCTGCGGGGATTTTTCTTCTAGCTAGACTTCCTCCTCTTTTCATATCCCCTACCCTgttattaaaaaaaaactaatttagAAGTTATAATTTTTTGATAGTTATTAGGTGTCGATTGTTGTTTTCGGCAATTTACTAAAAAATGTAATCAATCACCAGAGCACATAATGCCAGTCTGATTTAACCATTTGTAGCGCCTGAAAAATGCGGATGATCCCAtcctatatttgtatatttattattTCTTATTGCATGTGGTCAGAATACTATTTAGGGGAATGGTATTTATATTCTTATAGACATCTGAATCACTCCTTACAGGTTGAAGATAATGACAGTGAAGATAGTGGTACGAGCATTTCTAGGCCATCCAAGAGACCTGCTTAGCAGTAGCGCATTGAAGATGTTGCAAATCTTTAGAAATATTTGCCGTCACATGTAACTTATTTGGTGCATTTTTAGTGATCATGTAAAAGTTATTCTGTAATTTATGACTAGTTTGACACCGCCTACCCTTATTCCCATAGGAGGCAACTTTTGTTTGATGAAAGTACATCGCTCACGGACATGCCATAGTTTGTGGCCGTTGCTGAACTGTCTAATTTAGCCAGGTATAAGTGGCTCATCGACGTTACCAGTTACCACACGAAGCACAATTGGAACAAGTtagtcacaaaaaaaaaaaaaagaacaagttAAACTTGATACCACGACATTTAACAACTCGATCAAAACAAGGATAATGGACCACAGACATCACAGTTGTAATGAAAACAACATCAGTAGCCGCCGTAGTGCCCTAGATTAGTCACAGGCACCGCCGCTCGCTCCTGTGGCTAGCCACCCTATAGGACTCCTCCAGCTGTGACATGGCCTTCGGGAGAGTCTCCCCGTTTGGGTCTTGAGAAATGGGTGGGGTGGGTTGGGCTCCTTTGGAACTCTTAAGGTTGTCCACCTTGCTCTTTCGGTCTTTCCTCAAACGCAGGTGGACGTCAAATGTTGTCGACAGAAGTCttggatgattttttttttgaaatcaagTCTTGATGAAATCAAGTCATATAGTGAAGTGAGAAGTAAAGGTGTAATATTGGAGTAAAATCTGGTAAATAGTGATCTTCCCGCCTTTATTCATGGAGAGCTCTATTTATAGCGCTCTTTTTACAACTAGCGGACCAAAATACCCCATACTAGCCCTAGATTTTGAGCATATTCCTATTCTAATTGGTGTACTTTGGTCCTTTCAGTATACAAGAGTCCAAGTCAGATTTGACTACTCCGTGACAACTCTGCTTTCACATCCTAAAGCAACCTAGCAGCACACATGCCCCCACACGGTCCTTCCAGGCAAGAGATTCAACAGATTGGGGTTGGGCCATTCCAACCATCCTTCTACACATATAGTTGAACAGTTATTAACGAGTGAAGGCTATTAAAATAGGTTAGGCCAGCTTTACAAACAGGTTGGGCCGGTTTTGCAAATAGGCCAGGCCAGTTTTCGCAATGAGTGCGGCTAGATAGCTACCTTCTATCTATAAATGAAACGgtttaaaaaagaataaatactCAAATACGCTAATAATAGATAATAAGGATATAATATATAAGGATATTACTTAAACTAAAAAAAAAGAAGCAAGCAGACACTTGCTAAATAAATATAGGACCCAGTTATTATATTAATATAACATTTAAAGATTACTATTTGCTCTATGAAAAAAGGCAGGTACACTGTGTAACTTTGAATTCTCACTGATTCGACTATACTAAGGGTggtaaaaataaaaaatgtaGACACATCCCCAATGCCTAAAAGGGACCATTTGCCTGTTAGCCTCTACGAAAGAGGAGCAAGTCAGTTGACATGTTGACCACGGAAGATTAGCTGTGTTTAAACAAGCACACGATACAAAAAGACATTAAGTGGCATAAACATCTCCAGCAAGGAATATATATTGGAACTCAAATATGTAGGCCTAAAAATAAGATCTACCCTTTTTGTCCACACTAAAACAGGTGCCAAGTAATTCCCAGTTTTGGTAACAAAACACAATGGGACCTTTGAAGCCATGCCATTCTAGACTTTGTTGTGACTAGACATTCCAAAGTTGAGTAAGGTCCCACGTCCCTTTTAGCTTACAATTTTAGCCAGTTATGAGTCTAGAAAAGCACGGATAATTACAGGACCGGTCCTGAGGGTGGGCCAGAGGGGTGGGCACTCTAGCCCCAGGGCCAGTCCTAAGTGTAAAGCAGAGGGGTGGCTGCTCCAGCCCCCTAAAACAAAGGCCACCCCTTCCAGGTATGTAATAATATATGTAGTGCTAGCATTTGTATATATGGCCAAAAAAACACCAAAACTCAAAAAGGTAGCAGCCAAGCACCGAGACGCATCACTAATTGATGTTGCCCGAGCCACGACGCACGAAGCAAGTCGCGCTACAACTCACCGTTCACCTTGATCCACGTAGGAGAGCGACTTAGGCACTAGCCCACAAGGCTGAAGAAACCACTGTAGGTTCCCTTCCCCCTTAGGACCCGTTCGGTTTTGCTGGATTGCACCAGGAATTATTCTAATTGATCAATGCTTACATAATTTTGCAAAGCAATCCAGGTAGGATTCATTCTAGGCCATGATTCCCTGCCAAACGAATGAGCCCTTAGTGTAGTTTCTAAATTCTAAATTGAGAATTGAACCCATTCGTTCGGGAATGGACCGCACAGCCATACACGAGCTGATCAAAATTGTGATTTTTGTGAATTGTCTAACAAATGGTTATCCATTAGCCTAAAGACTAATCATCGGTCGGTACTCTATACTCGGTTGCATTAGTCATTACAAGTTGCAATCATGAGCAGTGTTAAAAAAACGTAACTAAATGCACAATTAGGACGCGATTAAGCGACGATCA
The nucleotide sequence above comes from Miscanthus floridulus cultivar M001 chromosome 18, ASM1932011v1, whole genome shotgun sequence. Encoded proteins:
- the LOC136523112 gene encoding cryptochrome-1-like, translating into MAGSEKTVVWFRRDLRIDDNPALAAAAKEGSVLPLFIWCPADYGQYYPGRCSRWWLKQSLAHLGKSLELLGCPLVLIRAEDSTLAALLECVHSISATRVVYNRLYDPISLVLDDKIKNELSAHRISVQSFNGDLLYEPWDVYDENGQAFTTFNKYWEKCMNLPIEISQYLSPTRLVAAPGLANVRYCSIDDLGLESSKDVESSNALLSRAWSPGWRNAENMLDEFVSCGLLEYSKHGMKVGGTTTSLLSPYLHFGELSVRKVYQLVTMHHVKWQNEGKYEAEESVRLFLRSIGFREYSRYLCFNFPFTHERSFLGNLKHYPWLLDEGRFKSWRQGMTGYPLVDAGMRELWATGWTHNRIRVIVSSFAVKFLQIPWIWGMKYFWDVLLDADLESDILGWQYISGSLPDGHELSRLDNPEVQGQKYDPDGEYVRTWIPELARMPTEWIHCPWGAPNSILHVAGVELGFNYPKPIVELHMARECLDDAISTMWQLDTAAKLAELDDEVVDDNLNNIRNFDIPKVVLKKKLSPSTSSMDQRVLSTNGKNEKLRPTEVKAPYKQIIQDDMINASNMDDTGSTANLQVTRKRSSSDSAFNVPSSSSSLVMESRIHDNDNCSVRYSGYLQQTADRDGTDKVEDNDSEDSGTSISRPSKRPA